TTGGGGTGGTAGATTCACCGGTGAGACCGATCCATTAATGCATCTGTACAATGCGTCGCTGCCATATGACTACAAGATGTACAAGGCTGACTTAGACGGCACCAAAGTTTATACTTCTGGCTTGCAAAAGCTGGGTTTAATCTCGGAGGAAGAACTGGTGAAGATTCACGAGGGACTTGAtgtgatcaagaaggaatGGGACGAGGACAAGTTCGTTCGTCACCCCAATGATGAGGACATCCACACTGCCAATGAAAGACGTCTTGGTGAAATCATTGGACGTGGTATTGCCGGCAAGGTGCACACCGGTAGATCTCGTAATGATCAGTGTGTGACTGATTTGAGAATTTACTGCCGTGATTACTTGAACGACAAACTGTTCCCTGGCTTGAAGGACCTGATCGATGTGATGATCAGACGTGGTGAGAGGGAGATCGACTTCTTGATGCCAGGATACACCCATTTGCAGAGAGCGCAACCAATTAGATGGTCTCATTGGTTGAGCTCTTACGCTACATATTTCACCGAGGACTTTAAGAGATTGCGCCAGATACAGAGCAGACTGAACCAATCGCCTTTGGGTGCCGGTGCTTTGGCAGGGCACCCGTACGGTATCGACAGAGAATACTTGGCTCAAGGGCTTGGTTTTGATGGTGTCATTGGTAACTCTCTAGTGGCTGTTTCTGACAGAGACTTCATCGTTGAGCTTATGTTCTGGGGCACTCTGTTCATGAACCACATCTCTCGTTTTGCAGAGGACTTGATCATTTACTCTACTGCGGAATTTGG
The nucleotide sequence above comes from Torulaspora globosa chromosome 6, complete sequence. Encoded proteins:
- the ARG4 gene encoding argininosuccinate lyase ARG4 (ancestral locus Anc_1.354) produces the protein MSDNTQKLWGGRFTGETDPLMHLYNASLPYDYKMYKADLDGTKVYTSGLQKLGLISEEELVKIHEGLDVIKKEWDEDKFVRHPNDEDIHTANERRLGEIIGRGIAGKVHTGRSRNDQCVTDLRIYCRDYLNDKLFPGLKDLIDVMIRRGEREIDFLMPGYTHLQRAQPIRWSHWLSSYATYFTEDFKRLRQIQSRLNQSPLGAGALAGHPYGIDREYLAQGLGFDGVIGNSLVAVSDRDFIVELMFWGTLFMNHISRFAEDLIIYSTAEFGFIKLSDAYSTGSSLMPQKKNADSLELLRGKSGRVFGDLTGFLMSLKGIPSTYDKDMQEDKEALFDCLLTVEHSILIATGVISTLSVQKEKMQDALTMDMLATDLADYLVRKGVPFRETHHISGECVALAEKLNLSGIDKLTLEQYQKIDSRFDSDLFETFNFEQSVERRDATGGTAKSAVLKQFASLKSQIDSI